The Persephonella hydrogeniphila genome has a window encoding:
- a CDS encoding glycosyltransferase family 4 protein, which produces MRVLFLTKYDRLGASSRYRTFQYLPFVKESGIDFDVKPLFNEEYLVYKYKYGRENKFLTLERLFKRIKTVLIDSWKYDLLVIEKELIPYFPPVFEYYLKLIGKPYIVDYDDAVWHNYDNHRKKIIRLILKNKIKTVMKLASVVIGGSEYIIEYAENAESKRIEKIPTVIDLRKYNCADEKKEEKFVIGWIGSPSTSKYILRINEPLARFTKRYNAVVHLVGFDKRLKSKLLFDGKIIEWNEHTEVDEICKFDVGIMPLEDGPFERGKCGFKLIQYMGCKKPVIASPVGENNIIVKHGFNGYLAENSEDWFNYLEIFYHSCEIRQKFGKNGFEVVKNFYSLDVTKDSYLSVLLDILKEVKI; this is translated from the coding sequence ATGAGAGTTTTATTTCTAACAAAATATGATCGTCTTGGTGCAAGCTCACGATATAGGACTTTTCAGTATCTGCCATTTGTAAAAGAATCTGGAATTGATTTTGATGTTAAGCCTCTTTTTAATGAAGAGTATCTTGTTTATAAATATAAATATGGCAGAGAAAATAAGTTTTTAACCTTGGAAAGATTATTCAAAAGGATAAAAACGGTATTAATTGATAGCTGGAAATATGATTTGCTTGTAATAGAAAAAGAACTGATACCTTACTTTCCTCCTGTTTTTGAATATTATCTGAAATTAATAGGAAAACCTTATATTGTGGATTACGATGATGCAGTGTGGCACAATTATGACAATCATAGAAAAAAAATTATACGCCTTATCCTTAAAAATAAAATAAAAACAGTAATGAAACTGGCCAGTGTGGTTATTGGAGGTAGCGAATACATCATTGAGTATGCAGAGAATGCAGAATCGAAAAGAATAGAAAAGATACCAACAGTTATAGATCTCAGAAAGTATAACTGTGCTGATGAAAAAAAAGAGGAAAAATTCGTAATTGGGTGGATTGGATCACCGTCAACAAGCAAATATATTTTAAGAATTAATGAACCTTTAGCAAGGTTTACCAAAAGGTATAATGCTGTAGTTCATTTGGTGGGGTTTGATAAAAGATTAAAATCTAAATTGCTGTTTGATGGAAAAATTATTGAATGGAATGAGCATACAGAAGTTGATGAGATTTGTAAATTTGATGTAGGTATAATGCCTTTAGAGGATGGTCCTTTTGAAAGAGGAAAATGCGGTTTTAAATTGATTCAATATATGGGATGTAAAAAACCTGTTATAGCAAGTCCTGTAGGAGAAAATAACATAATTGTGAAACACGGATTTAACGGCTATTTGGCAGAAAATTCTGAAGATTGGTTTAATTATCTGGAAATATTTTATCATTCATGTGAAATCAGACAAAAATTTGGGAAAAACGGCTTTGAAGTAGTCAAAAATTTTTATTCTTTAGATGTTACAAAAGATAGTTATCTTTCTGTGCTTCTTGATATTTTAAAAGAGGTAAAGATATGA
- the rfbC gene encoding dTDP-4-dehydrorhamnose 3,5-epimerase: protein MPFEFIKTDIPDLILVKPKVFEDCRGFFMETYKKSDFEKAGINTDFVQDNHSKSVRGVLRGLHYQKNPYAQGKLVRCIKGKIFDVAVDIRKGSPTFGKWVGLELSEENRLMLWIPEGFAHGFLTLSEEAEVIYKVTGGEYSPEHDAGIVWDDPDIGIDWPLKDVLLSEKDENLPRLRDADINFVYGG from the coding sequence ATGCCATTTGAGTTTATAAAAACAGACATACCAGATTTAATACTGGTGAAACCGAAAGTTTTTGAGGATTGTAGGGGATTTTTTATGGAAACTTATAAAAAATCAGATTTTGAGAAAGCTGGGATAAATACAGATTTTGTCCAGGATAACCACTCAAAATCAGTAAGAGGTGTATTAAGGGGACTCCATTATCAGAAAAATCCTTATGCTCAGGGGAAACTGGTAAGATGTATAAAAGGGAAGATTTTTGATGTTGCTGTTGATATTAGAAAAGGAAGTCCAACTTTTGGGAAGTGGGTTGGTCTTGAGCTTTCTGAAGAAAACAGGCTCATGCTGTGGATACCTGAAGGTTTTGCACATGGATTTTTGACTCTTTCTGAAGAAGCTGAAGTTATATACAAAGTAACGGGTGGAGAGTATTCTCCTGAGCATGATGCGGGTATTGTCTGGGATGACCCAGATATAGGGATAGACTGGCCATTAAAAGATGTTCTATTATCAGAAAAAGATGAAAATTTACCAAGACTTAGAGATGCAGATATAAATTTTGTTTATGGAGGATAA
- a CDS encoding O-antigen ligase family protein, giving the protein MLFLTVLFKNLNAFRTSANVLMLWLISLSIGSFFIFVGIINSNPGAVSSITVILLWPLLYLIITGFICEITFFNLINKVFIFSSFLIPAYGLYYLLGNARVIPSNLFVNVFPEDIMQGIGLYEGYIEVSIPNFSSLFFLGPFILTNFLIERNKKKKFLYGILLLFITIIVLLSGRRTLLLIFALSFLIVFIFILNIKDRYLKKQLMVNYIKNIALGIIFIVISYFLIARFYDIDLSVIVENLEKALSFGSSTDPSTIARYEQFFALIDGFSENPLFGQGFGAVASVIRSEEQPWAYELFYVALLFHAGIIGFFVYALLTFWIIWQGIKILKNYINIKYMLPYLTGTISFLLASASNPYLTKFDYMWIIFIPIMYINYYFLYKKRYFEDGENLNVYTKYSNS; this is encoded by the coding sequence ATGTTATTTTTAACTGTTTTGTTTAAGAATTTAAATGCTTTTAGAACTTCTGCAAATGTATTGATGTTGTGGCTTATTTCTTTATCTATCGGAAGCTTTTTTATATTTGTAGGAATAATAAATTCTAATCCAGGAGCTGTTTCTTCTATAACAGTAATATTGTTATGGCCTTTATTATATTTAATAATAACTGGATTCATATGTGAAATAACATTTTTTAATTTAATTAATAAAGTTTTTATTTTTTCATCTTTTCTTATTCCTGCATATGGACTATATTACCTTTTAGGAAATGCTAGAGTTATTCCATCTAATTTGTTTGTAAATGTTTTTCCAGAAGATATAATGCAAGGAATAGGATTATATGAAGGATATATAGAGGTTTCTATCCCTAACTTTTCTTCTCTATTTTTTCTTGGACCTTTTATATTAACTAATTTTCTGATAGAGAGAAATAAAAAAAAGAAATTTTTATATGGAATACTCTTACTTTTTATTACTATTATTGTTTTATTAAGTGGAAGAAGAACTTTACTGTTAATTTTTGCATTATCTTTTCTTATAGTTTTCATTTTTATTTTAAATATAAAGGATAGATATTTAAAAAAACAATTAATGGTTAACTATATAAAGAACATAGCTCTTGGTATTATATTTATTGTTATTTCTTATTTTTTGATCGCTCGATTTTATGATATTGATTTATCTGTGATTGTTGAAAATCTAGAAAAAGCTCTATCATTTGGATCCTCCACAGATCCAAGTACTATAGCAAGGTACGAACAATTTTTTGCGTTAATTGATGGTTTTAGTGAAAATCCTTTATTTGGACAGGGATTTGGAGCTGTAGCCTCTGTAATAAGAAGTGAGGAACAACCGTGGGCTTATGAACTTTTTTATGTAGCATTATTATTTCACGCAGGAATAATAGGTTTTTTTGTATATGCTTTATTAACATTTTGGATAATATGGCAAGGAATAAAGATATTAAAAAATTATATAAATATAAAATATATGTTGCCATATTTAACAGGCACAATATCATTTTTATTAGCGTCTGCATCAAACCCCTATTTAACAAAGTTCGATTATATGTGGATTATATTTATTCCTATAATGTATATAAATTATTATTTTCTATATAAGAAAAGATATTTTGAAGATGGAGAAAATTTAAATGTATACACTAAGTATAGTAATAGTTAA
- the rfbA gene encoding glucose-1-phosphate thymidylyltransferase RfbA, producing MKAIILAGGSGTRLYPVTIATNKHFLPIYNKPMIYYPLSLVMLMGIKDILFIVNPEDLKDFKKLFKDGSHLGMNIQYKIQEKPNGLAEGLILAEDFIGNDNILYMLGDNVFFGHDLIKIMQSAREDIEKNGGAYVFGYSVKDPERFGVVEFDENGNVVSLEEKPEKPKSNYAVVGMYFYDNEAVRIAKNVKPSDRGELEITSVNEEYLRKGKLKVKLLGRGFAWFDAGTHDSFLEAGEFVATIENKTGLMIGCIEEIAYKNGWITKEQLLELAKPLRKTEYGKYLIEVAKGESNAI from the coding sequence ATGAAAGCTATAATACTTGCAGGAGGAAGCGGAACACGGCTTTATCCTGTTACTATAGCAACAAACAAGCATTTTTTGCCAATTTATAATAAGCCCATGATATACTACCCTCTCTCTCTTGTTATGCTTATGGGAATAAAAGATATTTTATTTATAGTAAACCCTGAAGATTTAAAGGATTTTAAAAAGCTTTTCAAAGATGGTTCTCATCTTGGTATGAATATTCAATATAAAATTCAAGAAAAACCAAATGGACTTGCTGAGGGTCTTATATTAGCGGAAGACTTTATTGGAAATGATAATATTTTATATATGCTTGGGGACAATGTTTTTTTTGGACATGACCTTATTAAGATAATGCAGTCTGCAAGGGAAGATATCGAAAAAAATGGTGGGGCATATGTTTTTGGTTATTCTGTAAAGGATCCTGAAAGGTTTGGAGTTGTTGAGTTTGATGAAAATGGGAATGTTGTTTCTCTTGAGGAAAAACCAGAAAAACCAAAATCAAATTATGCAGTTGTTGGGATGTATTTTTATGATAACGAAGCCGTTAGAATAGCAAAAAATGTAAAACCATCAGATAGAGGTGAACTGGAGATAACGTCTGTTAATGAGGAGTATCTCAGAAAGGGAAAACTCAAAGTAAAACTCCTTGGTAGAGGATTTGCATGGTTTGATGCAGGGACGCATGATAGTTTTCTAGAAGCGGGAGAATTTGTAGCAACTATAGAAAATAAAACAGGCCTTATGATAGGTTGTATTGAAGAGATAGCTTACAAAAATGGATGGATAACCAAAGAACAGCTTCTTGAACTTGCAAAACCTTTGAGAAAAACTGAGTATGGAAAGTATTTAATAGAGGTGGCAAAAGGAGAAAGCAATGCCATTTGA
- the rfbB gene encoding dTDP-glucose 4,6-dehydratase, with the protein MKLLVTGGAGFIGSEFVRQAVEKGFETIVIDKLTYAGDLERLKSVEDKIRFYKADIINKEFVEHIFKTEKPDIVVHWAAESHVDRSILDASPFIETNVKGTQILLDVAKESDIRQFINIATDEVYGELGEKGQFYEDTSLVPNSPYSTTKAAADMLGRAYNRTYGLPVITVRPSNNYGWWQYPEKLIPVVILKALNEEPIPVYGTGQNIREWLFVSDCAEAVFEIIEKGKEGEIYNVGSGEERRNIDVVKAILSILGKSESLIEFVKDRPGHDFRYSLNTDKIKREIGWEAEIKFEEGLEKTVRWYLDNMDWVERKLKYLKDYWEKVYR; encoded by the coding sequence TTGAAACTTTTAGTAACAGGAGGAGCAGGATTTATAGGAAGCGAGTTTGTAAGACAAGCTGTAGAAAAAGGTTTTGAAACTATTGTTATTGATAAACTGACGTATGCTGGAGATTTAGAGAGACTAAAAAGTGTTGAAGATAAAATAAGATTTTATAAAGCCGATATAATAAACAAAGAATTTGTAGAACATATATTCAAAACAGAAAAACCTGATATAGTTGTTCACTGGGCGGCAGAAAGTCATGTGGACAGAAGTATATTAGATGCTTCTCCTTTTATAGAGACCAATGTAAAAGGAACACAAATTTTACTTGATGTGGCGAAAGAAAGTGATATAAGGCAGTTTATAAATATTGCGACAGATGAAGTTTATGGGGAACTTGGAGAAAAAGGGCAGTTTTATGAGGATACTTCATTAGTTCCAAATTCACCTTATTCTACAACTAAAGCCGCAGCGGATATGCTTGGGAGGGCATACAACAGAACTTATGGATTACCAGTAATTACGGTCAGACCCTCTAACAATTACGGTTGGTGGCAATATCCTGAAAAATTAATTCCAGTTGTTATTTTAAAAGCTTTAAATGAAGAACCTATTCCAGTTTATGGAACAGGACAAAATATTAGAGAATGGTTGTTTGTTTCAGATTGTGCAGAGGCCGTATTTGAAATAATAGAAAAAGGAAAAGAAGGTGAAATATATAATGTAGGAAGCGGAGAAGAAAGAAGGAATATAGATGTTGTAAAAGCCATTTTAAGTATACTTGGAAAATCTGAGAGCCTGATTGAGTTTGTAAAGGATAGACCGGGACATGATTTTAGATATTCACTGAATACAGATAAGATAAAAAGAGAAATTGGCTGGGAAGCAGAGATAAAATTTGAGGAAGGACTAGAAAAAACAGTAAGATGGTACCTTGATAATATGGACTGGGTAGAAAGAAAGTTAAAATACCTGAAAGATTACTGGGAAAAAGTATATAGATGA
- a CDS encoding glycosyltransferase family 2 protein, protein MYTLSIVIVNWNSGNQLIECLKSIRKAKKSNFYLKKIIVVDNASTDHSLDNVEKINLPIEIIKNPENYGFAKACNIGAKHAEGDFILFLNPDMIVFEDTFVNLFNYIYKHDRPEIGIYGIQLLDDDGNIQKTCARFPNLWNLIVRTVGLDKINPKIFKSYRMEDWSHKETKKIDHVIGAFFLVKRHLFEKLNGFDEKFFVYIEDLDFSKRAHNLGYKTVYITEAKAYHKGGGTSEKVKGKRLFYNAQSRVIYVFKHFGFVKGLILMGFIYFVEPISRISFLTLKRNFNEIPELLKGYLYLYKNTLKIIKTDKK, encoded by the coding sequence ATGTATACACTAAGTATAGTAATAGTTAATTGGAATTCTGGTAACCAACTTATAGAGTGTCTCAAGTCTATTAGAAAGGCGAAAAAAAGCAATTTTTACCTTAAAAAGATTATTGTTGTAGATAATGCATCTACGGATCATTCTTTAGACAATGTAGAAAAAATAAATTTACCAATAGAAATAATTAAAAATCCGGAAAATTACGGATTTGCTAAGGCATGTAATATAGGAGCAAAACATGCTGAAGGGGATTTTATTCTCTTTTTAAATCCTGATATGATTGTTTTTGAAGATACATTTGTAAATCTGTTCAACTATATTTATAAGCATGACAGGCCTGAAATAGGTATTTATGGAATACAGCTGTTAGATGATGATGGAAATATTCAAAAAACATGCGCAAGATTTCCAAATTTATGGAACCTAATTGTTAGAACAGTTGGATTAGATAAAATCAATCCTAAAATTTTCAAAAGCTACAGGATGGAAGATTGGAGTCATAAAGAAACAAAAAAAATAGATCATGTGATTGGAGCATTTTTTTTGGTGAAAAGGCATCTTTTTGAAAAACTTAATGGTTTTGATGAAAAATTTTTTGTTTATATTGAAGATTTGGACTTTTCAAAAAGAGCACATAATTTAGGATATAAAACAGTTTATATTACAGAAGCAAAGGCTTATCACAAAGGAGGAGGAACATCAGAAAAAGTAAAAGGGAAAAGGTTATTTTATAATGCACAAAGTAGAGTAATTTATGTATTTAAACATTTTGGTTTTGTTAAGGGTCTGATTTTAATGGGTTTTATATATTTTGTTGAACCAATTAGTAGAATTAGTTTTTTGACTTTAAAAAGAAATTTTAATGAAATTCCTGAACTTTTAAAAGGATATCTTTATCTTTATAAAAACACTCTAAAAATAATAAAAACAGATAAGAAATGA
- a CDS encoding DUF1972 domain-containing protein: MKKNNKKKKIHIIGTVGLPPRYGGFETLTDNLVEHLSKDFDIVVFCSSKFYKEKLKEYKGAKLEYIPLNANGIESIIYDSLSMIRSINRSDVMLILGVSGCIVLPILKKFYKGKIIVNIDGLEWKRSKWNSLARNFLKLSEKFAVNYSDAVISDNRAIQEYVKKEYGKDSYFIAYGGDHLKKEELTKESLERYPFLKEEYALTVCRIEPENNIHIMLEAFKKYKKMNYVIAGNFELNKYGQELKKKYENEKNIFMLNIYDRKILNQFRSHCKIYVHGHSAGGTNPSLVEAMYFGLPIIAYDVIFNRETTKNRAEYFKDAEELINILENLNYSALERIGKEMFNIAKEEYTWSKIINKYKNLFNEV, encoded by the coding sequence ATGAAAAAAAATAACAAAAAGAAGAAAATACACATCATAGGAACAGTTGGTTTGCCACCGAGATACGGAGGTTTTGAAACTTTGACAGATAACTTAGTTGAACATTTATCAAAAGATTTTGATATCGTAGTTTTCTGCAGTTCTAAGTTTTATAAAGAAAAGCTAAAAGAGTATAAAGGTGCTAAGCTGGAATATATCCCACTAAATGCAAACGGGATAGAAAGTATAATTTACGATTCATTATCAATGATAAGATCTATAAATAGGTCAGATGTAATGTTAATATTAGGAGTTTCAGGATGTATTGTTCTTCCCATTTTAAAAAAGTTTTATAAAGGTAAGATTATTGTAAATATAGATGGTTTAGAATGGAAGAGGTCTAAATGGAATTCTTTGGCAAGGAATTTTCTGAAACTATCAGAAAAATTTGCTGTAAATTATTCAGACGCTGTTATTAGTGATAATAGAGCCATTCAAGAATATGTTAAAAAAGAGTACGGTAAAGATAGTTATTTTATAGCTTATGGTGGAGACCATTTGAAAAAAGAAGAGTTAACTAAAGAGTCTCTTGAAAGATACCCTTTTTTGAAAGAAGAGTATGCATTAACTGTATGTAGAATTGAACCAGAAAATAACATTCACATAATGTTAGAGGCCTTCAAAAAATACAAAAAGATGAATTATGTGATAGCTGGGAATTTTGAACTAAATAAGTACGGACAGGAGTTGAAAAAAAAGTACGAAAACGAGAAAAATATTTTTATGCTAAATATCTATGATAGGAAAATCCTTAACCAATTTAGATCGCATTGCAAAATATATGTCCATGGACACAGTGCAGGAGGAACAAACCCATCTTTGGTAGAAGCAATGTATTTTGGTTTACCAATTATCGCCTATGATGTTATATTCAATAGAGAAACGACAAAAAATAGAGCAGAATATTTTAAAGACGCTGAAGAATTAATCAATATATTAGAAAATTTAAATTATTCAGCGTTGGAAAGAATTGGAAAAGAAATGTTTAACATAGCTAAAGAAGAATACACATGGTCAAAAATCATAAATAAGTACAAAAATTTATTTAACGAGGTATGA
- a CDS encoding glycosyltransferase family 4 protein, whose product MKILMIANTDGALYNFRKPLIKKLISEGFEVHSISSSKSPEGSYIRLLEKLGVHTHIVEFDNSVGIFDNFSIFSDINKIVKEVSPDIVHSFTHKPAIFGTFSARLNGAKKIFITVTGLGRLFSYDTFKFKVYRKVLLNQYRLACRFSSKVFFQNPDDMDFFIEKKIVKKDRAVLTPGSGIDLEEFSFSKEKIKISKDFLSQELGIDVKNKIIVLFPARALPEKGFFEFYKSAKFISQLTDKYVFIHLGSAYPDAGLDEKKIKYLSVESKVFYLGFKKNIKDYMLASDIVVLPSYYREGIPRSLIEALALDKIIITTNLPGCRETVIDGWNGFFVRERDWRNLTEKILSIDENTIKKFSSRSILLARKYFDSRILVNLTLKEYLG is encoded by the coding sequence ATGAAAATATTAATGATTGCTAACACTGACGGAGCATTATACAATTTTAGAAAACCTTTGATAAAAAAGTTAATCAGTGAAGGATTTGAGGTTCATTCTATCTCTTCTTCAAAAAGTCCTGAAGGCAGTTATATAAGATTACTTGAAAAGTTGGGAGTGCACACCCACATTGTAGAGTTTGATAATTCAGTTGGTATCTTTGATAATTTTAGTATATTTAGTGATATTAATAAGATAGTAAAGGAAGTATCTCCAGATATAGTTCACAGTTTTACACATAAACCGGCAATATTTGGGACTTTTTCTGCAAGATTAAATGGAGCAAAAAAAATTTTCATTACGGTTACAGGTTTGGGAAGATTGTTTTCTTATGATACTTTCAAGTTTAAAGTGTATAGAAAGGTTTTATTAAATCAGTATAGATTGGCTTGTAGATTTAGTTCTAAAGTTTTCTTCCAAAATCCTGATGATATGGATTTCTTCATAGAAAAGAAGATAGTAAAGAAAGATAGGGCTGTTCTAACACCCGGTTCCGGAATTGATTTAGAAGAGTTTTCATTCTCTAAGGAAAAGATAAAAATTTCAAAAGATTTTTTATCACAAGAATTAGGAATAGATGTAAAAAACAAGATTATAGTTTTATTTCCAGCCCGTGCTTTACCTGAAAAGGGTTTTTTTGAATTTTATAAATCGGCCAAATTTATTAGCCAATTGACGGATAAATATGTTTTTATACATTTAGGTTCTGCATATCCTGATGCCGGATTAGACGAAAAAAAGATCAAGTATTTGTCTGTAGAAAGTAAAGTTTTTTATTTAGGCTTTAAAAAAAATATAAAAGATTATATGTTAGCTTCAGATATTGTTGTTTTGCCTTCTTATTACAGGGAAGGTATTCCAAGATCGTTAATAGAAGCTCTGGCTTTGGATAAAATTATAATTACCACAAATCTTCCCGGATGCAGAGAAACTGTTATAGACGGTTGGAACGGTTTTTTTGTAAGAGAAAGAGATTGGCGGAACCTGACAGAAAAAATTCTTAGTATAGATGAAAATACTATTAAAAAATTTTCTAGTAGGTCGATATTATTGGCAAGGAAATATTTTGATAGTAGAATTTTAGTAAATTTAACTCTTAAAGAGTATCTGGGTTAA